From Sphingopyxis alaskensis RB2256, the proteins below share one genomic window:
- a CDS encoding phage integrase central domain-containing protein has translation MLPLAEAREKANELRKAVKIDRRDVLAERKSEAAAKMTFRDAARQYHGENAAGWKSAIQARQWLAGLESHAFLKLGDLPTGRISAADMIDVLLPIWQEIPKRRVRSVTGSASASIMRTQKVGAPAKRGRAMAV, from the coding sequence CTGCTTCCGCTCGCGGAGGCGCGTGAGAAAGCCAATGAACTTCGCAAGGCGGTCAAGATCGACCGTCGCGATGTGCTCGCTGAGCGAAAGAGCGAAGCTGCCGCCAAGATGACGTTTCGCGACGCCGCACGCCAATATCATGGCGAGAATGCCGCCGGCTGGAAAAGCGCCATCCAGGCCCGCCAATGGCTCGCGGGCCTCGAGAGCCATGCTTTCCTGAAGTTGGGCGACCTTCCGACTGGGAGAATCTCCGCGGCGGACATGATCGATGTGCTGTTGCCGATCTGGCAGGAAATCCCGAAACGGCGCGTCAGGTCCGTAACCGGATCTGCGTCGGCCTCGATTATGCGCACGCAAAAGGTTGGCGCTCCGGCGAAGCGCGGTCGGGCAATGGCAGTCTGA